The following proteins are encoded in a genomic region of bacterium:
- the msrB gene encoding peptide-methionine (R)-S-oxide reductase MsrB has product MPEKIKKSESEWRRQLTPEQYAVTREKATEPPFAGEYDKTDTPGVYRCICCGQELFESDAKFDAGCGWPSFTTPIADDRVESEIDRSHGMVRTEVLCAKCDAHLGHVFDDGPRPTGLRYCINSAALKLEPKE; this is encoded by the coding sequence ATGCCGGAGAAAATCAAGAAGAGTGAGAGCGAATGGCGCAGGCAATTGACGCCGGAGCAGTACGCCGTCACACGCGAGAAGGCCACGGAGCCGCCATTCGCCGGCGAGTACGACAAGACGGACACACCCGGTGTTTACCGCTGCATCTGCTGCGGCCAGGAACTCTTCGAGTCCGATGCCAAATTCGATGCGGGCTGTGGGTGGCCGAGCTTCACAACCCCGATCGCCGATGACCGCGTCGAAAGCGAGATCGACCGAAGCCACGGCATGGTCCGCACCGAGGTCCTCTGCGCCAAGTGCGACGCGCACCTTGGCCATGTGTTCGATGACGGCCCTCGGCCGACTGGTCTGCGGTATTGTATCAATTCGGCCGCCCTGAAACTCGAGCCAAAAGAGTGA
- a CDS encoding xanthine dehydrogenase family protein molybdopterin-binding subunit, whose translation MSGKYVGTIIRRREDPRLVTGRGQYVDDISVDKCLHATIFRSAHAHARLTAVRLERARAHPSVVACFGFADLSSVLRPLPAAGQPTPPLESRVNFLVQVAVQMPLAARLVRYVGEPIALIAAADRSAAEDALALIEVDYEPLPAVMDVEHGLDSDGPFIHEEWGNNVAVRFALTIGDPDRVCSGAPIRLQERFKVPRSAGMPIEPRGVLAVPDPRDGGMTVWASTQVPHLLQRSLIENLGLAAHRVRVVAPDVGGGFGTKCSVYPEDVLIPIIAARLHQPVKWIESRREHLQSATHSREQLHEAEVAAAADGTVLAFRDRFLLDQGAYNPWGIVQPYNTIAHMLGPYRIRHAAFEARSIVTNKAPHAPYRGAGRPEAVFVMERMLDLLARRLEIDPADLRRRNTIRPEEMPYDVGLLYRDGNPLIYDTGDFSGTLERALAEVEYDAFRQAQPAQRARGVYRGIGIAAYVEGTGIGPYESATVRVDSSGGVVVATGACSQGQGHETTFAQIVADSLGVDPGDVTVIGGDTREVSAGVGTFASRSLVLAGNGIARAAQEVRQKLVRAAAALLEASEADLEVADGRVFVRGIPSRGLRLAQLVQSSLPTFQGPRVADPIFAASTYQTVPTVTFASAAHVVLLEVDPETGLVRILRYVVAHDCGHVVNPKIVDGQIHGGVAQGIGGGLWEAIVYDGGGQLLTGSLMDYAVPKARDLPLIETIHLDHPSPRNPLGVKGVGEGGAIAPPAALANAIEDALAPFGIRITEGPVTAERIVALISTSQPPTSGSRQASRFK comes from the coding sequence ATGAGCGGCAAATACGTCGGCACCATCATCCGCCGGCGCGAGGATCCCCGGCTCGTCACGGGCCGGGGTCAGTACGTCGATGATATTTCTGTTGACAAGTGTCTTCACGCGACTATTTTCCGCAGTGCCCATGCCCACGCTCGGCTGACCGCGGTGAGGCTTGAGCGGGCGCGCGCGCACCCGTCCGTCGTGGCGTGTTTCGGGTTTGCTGATCTTTCGAGCGTACTCCGCCCCCTCCCGGCGGCCGGCCAACCGACCCCGCCACTCGAATCACGTGTGAATTTTCTAGTGCAGGTCGCGGTGCAGATGCCGCTCGCCGCGCGATTGGTCCGGTATGTGGGCGAGCCGATAGCCCTCATCGCCGCTGCGGATCGCTCCGCGGCGGAAGATGCCCTGGCGCTCATTGAGGTGGACTACGAGCCCCTGCCAGCGGTGATGGATGTTGAGCACGGACTCGATTCCGACGGGCCGTTCATCCATGAAGAATGGGGCAATAATGTTGCGGTGCGTTTTGCGCTGACCATTGGTGATCCCGACCGCGTGTGTTCGGGCGCGCCGATTCGGCTGCAGGAGCGGTTCAAAGTGCCGCGATCCGCTGGCATGCCGATCGAGCCCCGGGGCGTCCTCGCGGTTCCAGATCCGCGAGACGGGGGTATGACCGTCTGGGCGTCGACGCAGGTTCCGCATCTGCTGCAGCGGTCGCTCATTGAAAATCTCGGGCTCGCGGCTCATAGGGTGCGGGTTGTCGCCCCCGATGTCGGCGGCGGGTTCGGCACGAAGTGCTCCGTCTATCCCGAAGACGTCCTGATTCCGATCATCGCCGCTCGCCTCCACCAGCCTGTTAAATGGATCGAATCCCGCCGGGAACACTTGCAGAGCGCTACCCATTCCAGGGAGCAGCTCCACGAAGCTGAGGTCGCTGCCGCTGCGGACGGCACCGTCCTGGCGTTCCGAGACCGTTTCCTGCTCGATCAAGGAGCATACAACCCCTGGGGGATTGTCCAACCGTACAACACCATCGCCCATATGCTCGGGCCATACCGCATCAGACACGCCGCCTTTGAGGCTCGATCCATCGTTACGAACAAGGCGCCGCACGCTCCTTATCGTGGCGCTGGCCGCCCGGAGGCGGTATTTGTAATGGAGCGGATGCTCGACCTCCTCGCGCGTCGGCTCGAGATCGATCCCGCGGATCTTCGCCGTCGCAACACCATCCGCCCAGAGGAGATGCCTTACGATGTCGGGTTGCTCTACCGTGACGGGAACCCGCTCATCTACGACACTGGAGATTTCTCCGGTACGCTCGAGCGGGCCCTGGCGGAGGTCGAGTATGATGCATTTCGCCAAGCGCAGCCGGCCCAGCGCGCACGGGGGGTGTACCGAGGAATCGGGATCGCCGCATATGTCGAAGGCACCGGGATCGGCCCCTACGAGAGTGCGACCGTGCGCGTGGACTCTTCTGGCGGGGTCGTCGTGGCGACGGGGGCCTGCTCGCAGGGCCAAGGACACGAGACGACGTTTGCCCAGATCGTCGCCGATTCCCTCGGCGTCGACCCTGGTGACGTTACCGTGATCGGCGGTGACACGAGGGAGGTCAGCGCTGGGGTCGGCACCTTCGCGAGCCGCAGCCTCGTCCTGGCCGGCAATGGCATCGCTCGGGCAGCGCAAGAGGTACGGCAGAAGCTCGTGCGGGCTGCTGCGGCGCTGTTGGAAGCGTCGGAAGCCGATCTTGAGGTGGCGGACGGCAGAGTTTTCGTTCGGGGGATCCCAAGCCGTGGGCTCAGACTCGCCCAGCTCGTACAGTCCAGCCTGCCCACGTTCCAGGGTCCGCGGGTGGCCGATCCGATTTTCGCCGCATCGACTTATCAGACCGTGCCGACCGTGACATTTGCGAGCGCCGCCCATGTCGTGTTGCTTGAAGTCGATCCGGAAACGGGGTTGGTCAGGATCCTCCGGTATGTGGTTGCGCACGACTGCGGTCATGTCGTTAACCCCAAGATCGTCGACGGGCAAATTCACGGCGGGGTCGCCCAGGGGATTGGGGGCGGCCTGTGGGAGGCCATCGTCTACGACGGGGGTGGGCAGCTTCTTACGGGATCCCTGATGGACTACGCCGTTCCCAAAGCTCGCGACTTGCCGCTGATCGAGACCATTCACCTCGACCATCCATCCCCAAGAAACCCCCTTGGTGTCAAGGGCGTGGGCGAGGGCGGCGCGATTGCGCCTCCGGCCGCGCTTGCCAACGCTATTGAAGATGCGCTCGCGCCCTTCGGGATCAGGATCACGGAAGGGCCGGTGACGGCCGAACGCATCGTCGCGCTCATCTCCACGTCCCAACCCCCCACATCAGGTTCAAGACAGGCGAGCCGTTTCAAATAA
- a CDS encoding ATP-grasp fold amidoligase family protein — protein sequence MRDALKMVVEGILPERATLALDLIWKHKRRFGVLPNIRHPRTFNEKVLHRMLFDRRAILSKLADKLAARDYVEKRIGPQVLPRLLFATTDPSKIPLDELPDKFVVKPTHGSGWVTLVPDKTILDRLEFLDTCNRWLNQNYYDVDREWVYRRIKPRILVEEFISDGTGLAPTEYKPYVFNGRVEFISVTVGRFEDHAAYIYGRSWNKVHVAINSTRACGEADRPKHLNEIIEYAEILGDGIDFIRADFYDTEDRVYFGELTTTPGAGRTVFRPKEFDRDLGELWRLPQARTDGSSNSR from the coding sequence ATGAGAGACGCACTCAAAATGGTGGTTGAAGGAATTCTGCCGGAACGTGCCACGTTGGCGCTGGACCTCATCTGGAAACACAAAAGACGCTTTGGAGTGCTTCCAAACATCCGGCACCCCAGGACCTTCAATGAGAAAGTTCTACATCGCATGTTGTTTGATCGCAGGGCAATATTGTCGAAATTGGCGGATAAGCTGGCCGCACGCGACTACGTCGAGAAACGAATTGGCCCACAGGTCCTGCCGAGATTGCTTTTCGCGACGACCGATCCTTCAAAGATCCCGCTCGATGAACTTCCCGACAAATTCGTAGTAAAGCCGACGCACGGATCCGGGTGGGTCACCCTGGTGCCAGACAAAACAATCCTTGACAGGCTTGAGTTTCTCGACACGTGCAATCGCTGGTTGAATCAGAATTATTATGATGTCGATCGCGAATGGGTGTACCGGCGCATCAAACCACGCATCCTCGTCGAGGAATTCATAAGCGATGGGACGGGTTTGGCGCCGACCGAATACAAACCATACGTGTTCAATGGGAGGGTAGAATTCATCAGTGTGACCGTCGGCAGGTTTGAAGACCATGCGGCGTATATCTACGGGAGATCTTGGAACAAGGTCCACGTGGCGATCAACTCCACGCGCGCCTGCGGAGAAGCAGATCGACCCAAGCACCTAAACGAGATTATCGAGTACGCGGAGATCCTTGGCGATGGGATCGACTTCATCCGAGCGGATTTCTACGACACGGAAGATCGGGTGTATTTCGGGGAACTCACAACGACTCCCGGAGCTGGAAGGACAGTCTTCCGTCCAAAAGAATTTGACCGTGATTTGGGAGAATTATGGCGCCTGCCGCAAGCGCGCACCGATGGGTCGTCCAATTCTCGGTAA
- a CDS encoding ABC transporter substrate-binding protein gives MDRKATGRPTRREFLRAGIGVAATTAFSLAMPGEKEASAQGVRRGGTLRIGLDGDPPTLDPHRSGAYVERQVYQNLYDKLVDTDPHLAIVPRLATSWTISADGKTATFKLRQGVRFHDGTPFNAAAAVYNFHRMLFEPTFPSVRRSELRPVKQVVAVDAYTIKLVMDQAYSPLLYVLTDRAGMMVSPTAARKAGLDFGLHPVGTGPFAFVERVLQDHITLRRAPDYWAKGEPYLDELVYRPFSDDNARVANLKSGDVDIINLVPLPQVKTLGQQAAQPASPFLLIERGPIAWAALSLNVNTPPFDNKLARQAFLAAIDQNALAGAVLQGAAYPAYSFFPNGTPAFDPSWKLPPQNVALAKEKLQQAGMPNGVEFTVITPPGQQHLAILQAVQSMVGEAGLKLKIEVLEGGVLVQRLTQMQNQAAFIDWSGRPDPDFDIYPFVTKSGIGAFNFAGYTNPQVQEILDHARALYDMSQRRNLYADATKILADDVPYVWMYFPKEYKLISKKVGGYVDQPDGMMRFRTVWRTG, from the coding sequence ATGGACCGTAAGGCGACGGGGCGGCCGACGAGGCGCGAGTTCTTGCGGGCCGGCATCGGGGTGGCGGCGACCACCGCCTTCAGCTTGGCGATGCCGGGGGAGAAAGAGGCGTCCGCGCAGGGGGTCCGCCGCGGGGGCACCCTCCGGATCGGGCTCGACGGTGATCCCCCCACGCTCGACCCGCACCGGTCGGGCGCGTACGTGGAGCGCCAGGTGTATCAGAACCTCTATGACAAGCTGGTGGATACCGATCCGCACCTGGCGATAGTGCCAAGGCTGGCGACCTCATGGACGATCAGCGCGGACGGCAAGACGGCCACGTTCAAACTCCGCCAGGGGGTGCGGTTCCACGACGGCACGCCGTTCAACGCCGCGGCGGCCGTGTACAACTTTCACCGCATGCTGTTCGAACCCACCTTCCCGTCCGTCCGGCGCAGCGAACTTCGCCCGGTGAAGCAAGTGGTTGCGGTGGATGCGTACACGATCAAGCTGGTGATGGACCAAGCGTACAGCCCCCTGCTCTACGTCCTGACCGACCGCGCGGGAATGATGGTCTCCCCGACGGCGGCGCGGAAGGCAGGGCTCGACTTCGGTCTGCATCCCGTGGGAACCGGCCCGTTCGCCTTCGTCGAGCGCGTGCTGCAGGACCACATCACCCTGCGGCGCGCCCCGGACTACTGGGCGAAGGGCGAGCCGTATCTCGATGAGCTCGTCTATCGACCGTTCTCCGACGACAACGCCAGGGTGGCGAACCTCAAGTCCGGGGATGTGGATATCATCAACCTGGTCCCCCTCCCCCAGGTGAAGACCCTGGGCCAACAGGCTGCGCAGCCCGCCTCGCCATTCCTCCTGATCGAACGGGGGCCGATCGCCTGGGCCGCGCTGTCGTTGAACGTGAACACGCCGCCGTTCGACAACAAACTGGCACGCCAGGCGTTCCTGGCGGCGATCGACCAGAACGCGCTCGCCGGAGCCGTGTTGCAGGGGGCGGCATATCCAGCGTATTCGTTTTTCCCCAACGGGACGCCCGCCTTCGACCCGTCATGGAAGCTCCCCCCGCAAAACGTGGCGCTGGCGAAAGAGAAACTCCAGCAGGCGGGAATGCCCAACGGCGTCGAGTTCACGGTGATCACTCCACCCGGGCAGCAGCATCTGGCGATTCTGCAAGCCGTGCAGTCAATGGTCGGCGAGGCCGGGCTGAAGCTGAAGATCGAGGTCCTCGAGGGCGGCGTGCTGGTCCAACGGCTCACGCAGATGCAGAATCAGGCGGCGTTCATCGACTGGAGCGGGCGGCCGGATCCGGACTTCGACATCTATCCCTTCGTCACCAAGTCGGGGATCGGCGCATTCAACTTCGCCGGATACACGAACCCTCAGGTGCAGGAGATCCTCGACCACGCGCGCGCCCTGTACGACATGAGCCAGCGGCGCAACCTGTACGCGGACGCAACGAAAATCCTAGCCGACGATGTCCCGTATGTGTGGATGTACTTTCCAAAGGAGTACAAGCTGATTTCCAAGAAGGTCGGTGGGTACGTGGATCAGCCGGACGGGATGATGCGGTTCCGAACGGTTTGGCGGACTGGCTGA
- a CDS encoding MFS transporter, with protein MTTRHILTRDSYLLLAARGLRMFSYGFLSVVLALYLSGLGFSVIQIGVLFTVALAGGAVVTGGVSIFANRWGRRTILIASSILMALGGIALATGRFPLMLIFAALATLSPTAQEIGPFQSLEQAALSETSIDPSHVMPYAWYNLVGYLAVAVGALVAGVVPAALQGAGWSALEAQRALVWAFSVIGLILAGLYLPLSPSIEGQRQRSPRHLLGLHRSRGIVLRLTALFGVDALAGGLIVQSLVAYWFHQRFGIGLAVLGPLFFGTNLLSALSSLVAAALAARVGLLNTMVFTHLPSNVLLGLIPFMPTWPVAAAVLLARHALSQMDVPTRQAYTMALVAPEERVAAAGLTNAVRPAAASLAPAISGIAFQAAANGLPFILAGGIKILYDLALWSMFRRASIVQHDRDATQ; from the coding sequence ATGACGACCCGGCATATTCTTACGCGAGATAGTTACCTGCTCCTCGCAGCGCGGGGGCTGCGGATGTTTTCCTATGGGTTCTTATCAGTCGTCCTTGCGCTGTATCTCTCCGGTCTGGGTTTCTCGGTGATTCAAATCGGCGTACTGTTCACCGTGGCGCTCGCGGGTGGTGCCGTCGTCACCGGAGGGGTATCGATCTTCGCCAACCGGTGGGGACGGCGCACGATCTTAATCGCTTCTTCCATCCTCATGGCGCTCGGCGGCATCGCGCTGGCGACAGGGAGGTTCCCGCTGATGCTGATCTTCGCGGCTCTGGCGACGCTGAGCCCGACCGCCCAGGAAATTGGGCCGTTCCAATCCCTGGAGCAGGCGGCCCTGTCGGAGACAAGCATCGATCCCAGCCACGTGATGCCCTATGCGTGGTACAATCTCGTCGGCTACCTGGCCGTCGCCGTTGGCGCTTTGGTCGCCGGGGTGGTCCCCGCAGCGCTCCAGGGCGCGGGGTGGTCCGCCCTGGAGGCTCAGCGGGCACTGGTCTGGGCGTTCTCCGTGATAGGTCTCATCCTCGCCGGGCTGTACCTGCCCCTCTCCCCATCGATTGAGGGCCAGCGACAGCGCAGTCCACGCCACCTGCTCGGCCTCCATCGATCCCGTGGCATCGTTCTTCGCCTGACTGCGCTCTTCGGCGTCGATGCGCTGGCAGGGGGACTGATCGTGCAGAGCCTTGTGGCGTACTGGTTTCATCAACGGTTCGGGATCGGTTTGGCGGTCCTCGGGCCGCTGTTCTTCGGCACCAACCTCCTTTCGGCTCTTTCGTCTCTGGTAGCGGCTGCGCTGGCAGCGCGTGTCGGCCTCCTCAACACGATGGTCTTTACTCACCTCCCGTCAAATGTGCTCTTGGGCCTGATACCGTTCATGCCCACGTGGCCGGTGGCCGCGGCTGTGCTGTTGGCGCGTCATGCGCTGTCGCAAATGGACGTCCCAACCAGGCAGGCCTACACGATGGCCCTCGTCGCCCCTGAAGAACGGGTCGCCGCAGCGGGCCTCACCAATGCGGTCCGCCCGGCGGCGGCCAGTCTTGCGCCGGCGATCTCAGGCATTGCTTTTCAGGCGGCGGCCAACGGCCTCCCATTTATCTTGGCCGGTGGCATCAAGATCCTGTATGATCTGGCGCTCTGGTCAATGTTCCGCCGAGCTTCGATTGTTCAGCACGATCGGGATGCCACACAGTAA
- a CDS encoding diguanylate cyclase gives MPGPSRPVPTKLRVLIVEDQPADAELTVRELRRAGFNFEWARVEDEAAYRQHLARLPDLILSDFSLPRFSAARALEVLQEKGLDVPFLIISGMMGEETAVTLMRCGATDYLLKDRLTRLGQAVERALEDQRLRQEKRKADEDLRASEARYRTLFEGVPIGLYRTTVDGEFLETNPAFLQIMGYPDRETLMAAGAAGLYVDPERRKHWLALLESEGAVTDFESQLRRHDGRLIWVRAGARVVRDATGRSLYVEGAVVDVTGRKQAEEEAHRRAAHLETLNAIIAASGAAQDEPALLKVTVDAILKALGCEMGGVWTERTQLVRGMTHEAGPSILGVLEAAGYTLLSPHAVDDWRISTGSEIDAAASVMGQFGIRASIAAPIRTDGGILGGIAVASAVPRRWLRDEVTLVEAVGKQISEAIERLKLSQESQRRTMELEAFYTLSRQLREAPSVDEMYPMIVERAMTLLASGHGSLALLNAEREGFTRVYTVGIPTERIGSTFPVTGTRSGEVVKTGTAYVSEDFSAEQVPAMLDAAQYRVLGPFAIVPMRSEEEIIGTLCLARPKAPEHPAFTEADIRLLEGIAEIAGTAIRRARLNHHLEQSYIELVLVLARAADARDSYTADHSERIATRAVTLARAMGCNEIDVQNVQWGALLHDIGKLGVPDNILRKPGPLTEAEWHVMRQHPAIGEEILRPVDRMRDVAALVRHHQERWDGAGYPDHLRGEEIPLGARILAVADTYGAMTDDRAYGKGRTLDDALAEICRCAGTQFDPRVVDVFCRMLREGDEGGRLSIGREPDAGKATIRPSETAIARALSHARRIGRVVPAMTDVAKRLLRPLDLAAVLDEILSQIQEVFGYPLCSVFFIDGQTGELRVAAQRGGDPALTEPPAVTIGEQAIGKWVLNHGGPYYASDVDQDPMYVTGSPGVRSHVAYPLIVNDRVIGVLHVESPLVDAFPKEIRELLEAFVFLAALGILRAQRDEDLSRLALTDGLTGLANHRALWDALEREVARAKRSASPISVAIVEVDKFKQVNDRFGHLQGDLVLKLVADAMRKNSRTMDLVARFGGDEFVLLLPDVPKEAAIQIAERVRRHVEEMLVSGGPSLTVSVGLASMPEDGQTANALMEAADRAMYTVKHIGGNRVSVA, from the coding sequence ATGCCGGGTCCCTCCCGGCCGGTTCCCACGAAACTGCGGGTGCTCATCGTCGAGGACCAACCCGCCGACGCAGAATTGACCGTGCGCGAGTTGCGTCGAGCCGGTTTCAACTTTGAATGGGCACGCGTTGAGGACGAGGCAGCGTACCGGCAACACCTCGCGCGCCTTCCCGATCTCATCCTCTCGGATTTTTCGCTGCCGAGGTTCAGCGCGGCGCGTGCACTGGAGGTGCTCCAGGAGAAGGGGCTCGACGTCCCGTTCCTCATCATCTCGGGGATGATGGGGGAGGAGACGGCGGTGACGCTGATGAGATGTGGGGCCACCGACTACCTCCTCAAGGATCGGCTGACACGACTGGGACAGGCGGTCGAGCGGGCCCTTGAGGATCAACGTCTCCGTCAAGAGAAGCGCAAAGCAGACGAGGATCTGCGGGCCAGCGAAGCGCGGTACCGGACCTTGTTCGAAGGCGTCCCCATCGGACTCTACCGAACCACCGTCGACGGAGAATTCCTCGAAACCAACCCGGCGTTCCTGCAGATCATGGGCTATCCAGATCGCGAGACACTGATGGCGGCCGGGGCCGCCGGCCTCTATGTCGACCCCGAACGTCGGAAGCACTGGCTGGCTCTCCTGGAGAGTGAGGGGGCGGTGACGGACTTTGAGAGCCAACTCCGCCGCCATGACGGGAGGCTGATCTGGGTGCGCGCCGGCGCTCGAGTCGTCCGTGACGCCACTGGCCGGAGCCTGTATGTTGAGGGGGCGGTTGTTGACGTTACGGGGCGGAAGCAAGCCGAGGAAGAGGCTCACCGGCGGGCCGCCCACCTCGAGACCTTGAATGCGATTATCGCCGCCTCGGGGGCCGCACAGGATGAGCCCGCCCTCCTGAAGGTGACGGTCGACGCGATCCTCAAGGCGCTCGGATGCGAGATGGGAGGGGTCTGGACGGAGCGGACCCAACTTGTCCGCGGGATGACCCACGAGGCTGGCCCCTCGATTCTCGGCGTCTTGGAGGCGGCGGGGTACACGCTGCTCAGCCCGCACGCGGTGGACGACTGGCGGATCTCAACGGGTTCGGAGATCGACGCGGCGGCGAGCGTCATGGGGCAGTTCGGCATCCGGGCCTCGATCGCCGCTCCCATTCGAACAGACGGCGGAATCCTCGGCGGCATCGCGGTTGCCTCCGCCGTCCCCCGCCGGTGGCTCCGCGACGAAGTCACGTTGGTAGAGGCCGTGGGCAAGCAGATCAGCGAAGCGATCGAGCGGCTGAAGTTGTCACAGGAGTCGCAGCGCCGGACCATGGAACTCGAGGCGTTCTACACACTGAGCCGCCAGTTGCGCGAAGCCCCGAGCGTCGATGAGATGTACCCGATGATCGTCGAACGCGCGATGACCCTTTTGGCGAGCGGCCACGGCTCACTCGCACTCCTCAACGCAGAACGTGAAGGATTCACGCGTGTCTACACGGTCGGGATCCCCACGGAGAGGATCGGGTCGACGTTTCCCGTTACCGGGACCCGGTCGGGGGAGGTGGTGAAGACAGGGACCGCCTACGTGAGTGAGGATTTCAGTGCCGAGCAGGTCCCGGCCATGCTGGACGCAGCGCAGTATCGTGTCCTTGGACCTTTTGCCATTGTGCCTATGCGGTCGGAAGAGGAGATCATCGGCACCCTCTGTTTGGCCCGCCCAAAGGCGCCGGAACATCCTGCGTTTACCGAGGCCGACATCCGCCTGCTCGAGGGGATCGCGGAAATCGCGGGCACGGCGATTCGTCGAGCTCGCCTCAATCACCACCTCGAGCAATCGTATATTGAGCTGGTGCTGGTGCTGGCGCGGGCGGCCGATGCCCGCGACAGCTACACGGCCGATCACAGCGAACGCATCGCGACCCGCGCGGTCACGCTCGCCCGAGCCATGGGGTGCAACGAGATCGACGTGCAGAATGTGCAATGGGGCGCGCTCCTGCACGATATCGGCAAACTGGGGGTACCCGACAACATCCTGAGGAAACCCGGCCCGCTGACCGAGGCGGAGTGGCACGTCATGCGGCAGCATCCGGCGATCGGCGAAGAGATCCTGCGGCCGGTCGATCGGATGCGCGACGTAGCCGCGTTGGTCCGGCACCACCAGGAGCGTTGGGACGGGGCCGGCTACCCCGATCATCTGCGCGGCGAGGAAATCCCGCTGGGCGCCCGAATCTTGGCCGTCGCCGACACCTACGGGGCGATGACCGATGATCGGGCGTACGGGAAGGGCCGGACGCTGGACGACGCGCTTGCTGAGATCTGTCGATGCGCCGGGACGCAGTTCGATCCCCGCGTGGTTGACGTGTTCTGCAGGATGCTCAGGGAGGGGGACGAGGGGGGGCGTCTGTCCATCGGCCGAGAACCCGATGCCGGGAAGGCGACGATCCGGCCGTCGGAGACGGCGATCGCTCGAGCCCTCTCGCACGCACGCCGGATCGGGCGCGTCGTCCCGGCGATGACGGATGTGGCGAAGCGCCTGTTGCGCCCCCTCGACCTCGCCGCCGTGCTCGATGAGATTCTCAGTCAGATCCAGGAGGTCTTTGGCTATCCGCTGTGCAGCGTGTTCTTCATCGATGGGCAAACCGGGGAACTCCGTGTCGCGGCCCAGCGCGGCGGCGATCCAGCGCTGACGGAGCCCCCCGCGGTCACGATAGGTGAGCAGGCAATCGGCAAATGGGTCTTGAACCACGGGGGGCCGTACTACGCGAGCGACGTCGACCAAGATCCAATGTACGTGACGGGCTCGCCTGGGGTTCGGTCTCACGTCGCCTATCCACTAATCGTCAATGATCGAGTCATCGGGGTCTTGCACGTCGAAAGCCCTCTGGTCGACGCGTTCCCGAAGGAGATCCGCGAACTTCTCGAGGCCTTTGTGTTTCTGGCCGCGCTCGGCATCCTCCGGGCGCAGCGCGATGAGGATCTCAGCCGCCTTGCCTTGACGGACGGTCTGACCGGATTGGCCAACCACCGGGCGCTCTGGGATGCGCTTGAACGCGAGGTCGCCCGCGCCAAACGCAGCGCCTCCCCCATCTCCGTCGCCATTGTCGAAGTCGACAAATTCAAGCAGGTCAATGATCGCTTTGGCCACCTGCAGGGAGACCTGGTCCTCAAGTTGGTCGCCGATGCCATGCGGAAGAACAGTCGCACCATGGATCTCGTGGCCCGCTTCGGGGGTGATGAATTCGTCCTCCTACTCCCGGATGTGCCGAAAGAGGCGGCGATTCAAATTGCCGAGCGGGTGCGGCGGCATGTCGAGGAGATGCTCGTCTCCGGCGGCCCCAGCCTTACGGTCAGCGTGGGCCTGGCCAGCATGCCCGAAGACGGCCAAACCGCGAATGCCCTGATGGAAGCCGCCGATCGGGCGATGTACACGGTGAAGCACATAGGGGGAAATCGCGTGTCCGTTGCTTGA
- a CDS encoding MBL fold metallo-hydrolase yields the protein MRAADGGTDFVATRRIGDATTTVISEGTLVWAPKMQAPAEEVRRAIPELTDTGTLRLGLNLAYVALGDASIVIDPGCDDPESSWQERFAAKWPGLQRSAGLRAGLAHLGVDPAEVTHVLITHAHADHFAGVTVERDGHDAVRFPRATHLIGGRDWIDNPARHDPASDLAIRLGTIDRAGLLEVVEETREVAPGVAMIPTPGETPGHCVVRIRTAGESFYYVGDLFHHACEVAHPDWVPVNRDVAAARASRSWMLAEAATSGATVVFSHERFPAWGRIVAAGGYRWERT from the coding sequence GTGAGAGCAGCAGATGGAGGGACGGACTTTGTCGCCACGCGCCGCATCGGCGATGCCACAACGACGGTCATTTCCGAGGGGACGCTCGTCTGGGCGCCAAAGATGCAGGCTCCAGCGGAGGAGGTCCGGCGTGCGATCCCTGAGCTCACCGACACGGGCACGCTCAGGTTGGGCCTCAATCTCGCGTACGTCGCGCTCGGGGACGCCTCGATTGTGATCGATCCCGGATGCGACGACCCCGAATCGTCGTGGCAGGAACGATTTGCCGCCAAATGGCCGGGGCTGCAACGCTCCGCCGGCCTGCGGGCTGGGCTGGCCCACCTCGGCGTCGACCCCGCCGAGGTGACGCACGTGTTGATTACGCATGCCCACGCCGACCACTTCGCCGGGGTCACGGTGGAACGAGATGGACACGACGCGGTTCGGTTTCCGCGGGCGACCCACCTCATCGGGGGTCGAGATTGGATCGACAATCCGGCGCGGCATGATCCGGCCTCGGACCTGGCGATCCGGCTGGGGACGATCGACCGCGCGGGCCTCCTCGAGGTCGTCGAGGAGACACGCGAGGTGGCCCCGGGCGTGGCGATGATCCCTACCCCGGGCGAGACCCCTGGGCACTGCGTCGTCCGCATCCGCACGGCGGGAGAGAGCTTCTACTACGTGGGGGACCTGTTCCATCACGCCTGCGAGGTGGCCCACCCGGACTGGGTCCCGGTCAACCGCGACGTGGCGGCCGCACGCGCCTCGCGCAGCTGGATGCTCGCGGAAGCGGCAACGAGCGGCGCGACGGTCGTCTTCAGTCACGAGCGCTTTCCGGCGTGGGGGCGCATTGTCGCCGCCGGGGGCTACCGGTGGGAGCGCACCTGA